The Thunnus albacares chromosome 11, fThuAlb1.1, whole genome shotgun sequence genome contains a region encoding:
- the nup35 gene encoding nucleoporin NUP35, with product MELQVGTEPMTLGSPTSPKPTPGAQFLPSFLMGDLPAPASPQPRSFSLATPIVESTGGGGSAPQPVVPTPKDKSGAPPVRSIHDDLINVATPLSAHRQAFPVMQSPLSGRQAPTPGTGVQQLCLSPAQVDPFYSQGESLSADDQLDQTWVTVFGFPPASASYILLQFAQYGNILKHTMASPGNWMHLQYQSRLQARKALSKDGKVFGDAIMVGVKPCIDKSVMDCSEAVSSPLSTSFSFSSSILPSTPRSAIRPLSATYRSSGSDYQVVADRQTPRKDDSFVSKAMEYMFGW from the exons ATGGAGTTACAAG TGGGAACTGAACCGATGACTCTGGGCTCTCCCACCTCTCCTAAGCCAACCCCTGGTGCTCAGTTTTTGCCCAGCTTCCTGATGGGTGACCTGCCAGCTCCAGCTAGCCCACAGCCCCGCTCCTTCAGCCTGGCCACGCCCATCGTGGAGAGCACAG GTGGAGGAGGCTCCGCCCCACAGCCCGTTGTCCCCACCCCCAAGGATAAGAGTGGAGCCCCGCCTGTGCGCAGTATCCATGACGACCTAATTAATGTAGCTACGCCCCTCAGCGCACATAGGCAG GCTTTTCCAGTGATGCAGTCTCCTCTGTCTGGACGTCAGGCCCCAACTCCAGGAACAG GTGTGCAGCAGCTGTGTCTGTCTCCAGCTCAGGTGGATCCGTTCTACAGTCAGGGAGAGTCTCTGTCTGCTGACGATCAGCTCGACCAGACCTGGGTCACTGTGTTTGG ttttcctccagcctcagcctccTACATCCTCCTGCAGTTCGCTCAGTACGGAAACATCCTCAAACACACg ATGGCGTCTCCTGGTAACTGGATGCATCTTCAGTATCAGTCCAGGCTTCAGGCCAGGAAAGCTCTGTCTAAAGATGGAAAAGTGTTCGGTGACGCCATCATGGTGGGAGTCAAACCCTGCATAGACAAG agtGTGATGGACTGCAGTGAAGCCGTCTCTTCTcccctctccacctccttctccttctcctcctccatcctgcCCTCCACTCCTCGCTCCGCCATCAGACCGCTCAGTGCCACCTACAGGAGCTCCGGCAGTGACTACCAG gtggtagcagacagacagacacccAGGAAGGACGACAGCTTTGTTTCCAAGGCAATGGAGTACATGTTCGGCTGGTAA